Below is a genomic region from Microcoleus sp. bin38.metabat.b11b12b14.051.
CCACTGCCCACTGACAACTGCCTTCTGTTAAAGGGCTTCTAGCTCATCCTCAAAGAACCAAGTCGCAAAACCAACGTCAAACTTGACTACCACGCCTACTCCGCTACCATCAACCATTCTGAAACTGTCAACAGTGCCTACTGGATTCTCCTTTATCTTGCCCACCATATTTGCAGGTATCCGATCTCTGAGACGGCGCACCTTAACTCTCTGACCTACTTCTATTGCCACTGAAATTGTTCTCCTGCTCTACATCACATATATACAAGCGTTCATTTTACAGTTTGGTGGACTCGATCGAGCAGCAACTGCACCACGCCCGATCGCCCCCGATGATTTTCCCGCCAAATTTCGATCGACTTTTCCTAAAAAGCGGTATTCTAGTTCGGAGTTGCTCGATCGCCAGCTCGCCCGTCGGCATACCCAGCCCGATCGAGTTCCACAGGGCCCCACGACACTCGTCAGCACCCGCCGCACCACTTAGATAATTATTTTTTATCGCTTCCTCAAGCTCATCTTTTTATTAATTGCCAAAACTACTGGATTTCTACCCAATTAGTCATCCTTCCGGTAGAAGGCAAAAATCCTTCTAAAACAGTAATTAATTTTATATTTGCTATATATAAATATTGGCTCTGGAACCTTGAGACCAGCAAAAGCTCATGCTCCGAAAGACTCTTAGTCTGGACAACGCAAACCCCGCAGCTCGAATTTGAGAAAACTGCCCTGCGTTGTAACAGTTTACTAAAATATAACAATAAAAATCAAATTTAATGCTAAGCTTTCCTGCTGAGAAAGCTTATTTGGGATGCTGTTTTATGGCAGAAAAAATGGAACGATTGCCGGATTTAAGGAGTCTAATAAAGGAAATGAAGTCTAGGAACTTCAACATGAAATAATAGAAATTATGAATAAAATTTTTACGTGCTGGCGATCGAGCAAAATTCCGCTCCTAAGTTTGTCCTTAGCTGTACTCGCCTGTCTTCCAGCCTTTCGCTCTACGATCGCCAGTCCGCTGCCTCCATCCCCCAAACAACAGTCAAACCCTACTAAAATTGTCTCAGTCGATCGACCGCCAGCACTGCCAACCAGCTCAAAATCTCCCAAAAATCTAGCAATATCTGCCACGAATCCAGCCTCAACTGACAGAATCAACGCTCAAGGAACAGCGGCCGGACGATCGCTCGAAATTCAAGAACTTCGCGGTACAGTCACCTTTAAAGGGCGGCCCGCCGTCGTAGGCGATCGCCTCCTCGCCCCCGGAGACGAAATCATTACC
It encodes:
- a CDS encoding DUF2862 domain-containing protein; this encodes MAIEVGQRVKVRRLRDRIPANMVGKIKENPVGTVDSFRMVDGSGVGVVVKFDVGFATWFFEDELEAL